Proteins from one Maniola hyperantus chromosome 25, iAphHyp1.2, whole genome shotgun sequence genomic window:
- the LOC138404101 gene encoding uncharacterized protein: MGLSEKEKSRRYRERLKADPDKLAERKRKKRESYHKNKKLVANMEPEEKNNSRIIWKLRKQQQRRRTKAVRNIINDTPPSSPSILQEINLPHEQHESTPPPSSPAASLNSIHKKRGRKKIRRDRTKLYKENLKLKNEANKWKVKYEKYKKRAHRKAKEALEAKEKQAREEIKYRTLTNAIKERYKNIKNRKEKNTVKNIFDNITNARQKTTIIKDSLGFTKGHFKAKITGRREDTELRKKIQCFFLRDDVSRNTAGKKETVTRGQEKVQKRYLLDSLKNLFKAFKAENPGVKCSYFNFTKHRPFYILRPTVNGRDMCLCKTHTNAEHKFKALRRKGVINAIDTGALIMETVCNSNQKDCMYGVCVQCHDKEIETNSENVKGKIQWLEWVREEEIYFKEGKRIKTIKNVKKLIEDTIQDMLENFKGDLKTLKKHIFNMKTQNKNFRQSIDEIRPNEAVILVDFSENYNAKCSEEIQAHHFGGSRNQITLHTVVAYVYDSDEKHKVLPFCTISPCNIHQPAAIWAHLDPILKHIIENYGDIDTIHYFSDGPFSQYRQKANFYLACTKTFDYGFQAFSWSFFEAGHGKGPADGIGGYLKREADKKVATGNDIIDAFGFYTILQESSKIKLFYITKENIDNVQRCIPNDLIPLPGTKDVHQIFSRIRGQVMHRNLSCFCSRAFCECLHPKMYLPSQAARNASSSVNNCEDKPEIDNVVLNPVIPLNLNLCEDVSSDDDVPLINLKSSKQGDFSYTNLHDTRRASIYKRVYGEDSDDETNTTQPSVSGQNCELPGIGNSSVDKNASTFLTESMNDKKEGKENKAKAMEVKRKAILDNKEKKIVPKKKIKRSFNKNNINEYTTEEETGIMPEPSNDKSVMDEVYEDDEDFSVIRGNFGKLTRRPAEDDYVLVMFIAKNLKVYYVGKIIEIEGNDCYGVSFMRLLNKAIMKFRMPLEPDLASVELKEIKMILPAPKINGTGRRNSTFCFPVRVAPTINLR, encoded by the coding sequence ATGGGATTGTCGGAGAAAGAAAAGTCAAGACGCTATAGAGAAAGGCTTAAAGCAGACCCAGATAAATTGGCTGAacggaaaagaaaaaaaagagaaagttatcacaaaaataaaaagttggTTGCGAATATGGAGCCGGAGGAAAAAAATAACTCCAGAATAATTTGGAAATTGCGCAAACAACAACAAAGACGACGAACAAAAGCTGTCCGTAATATCATTAACGATACACCTCCCAGCTCTCCATCCATTTTGCAGGAAATCAATTTACCTCATGAACAACATGAATCCACTCCACCTCCCTCTTCTCCTGCTGCGTCTTTGAACTCCATACATAAAAAGAgaggaagaaaaaaaattcgaaGAGATAGAACCAAGTTATATAAAGAAAACTTGAAACTAAAAAATGAAGCAAATAAGTGGAaggtaaaatatgaaaaatataagaaAAGAGCTCATCGTAAGGCTAAAGAAGCACTTGAAGCAAAAGAAAAACAAGCCAGAGAAGAAATTAAATACAGGACCCTAACAAACGCTATAAAAGaaagatacaaaaatataaagaatagaaaagaaaaaaatacggTGAAGAATATATTTGACAACATTACAAATGCACGGCAAAAGACAACAATTATAAAGGACAGTTTGGGGTTCACAAAAGGACATTTCAAGGCAAAGATAACAGGACGCAGAGAAGATACAGaacttagaaaaaaaattcaatgtttCTTTTTGAGGGATGACGTATCGAGGAATACCGCTGGAAAAAAAGAAACCGTAACTAGGGGCCAAGAGAAAGTACAAAAACGTTACCTTTTGGACTCGTTAAAAAATTTATTCAAGGCTTTTAAGGCTGAGAATCCGGGCGTCAAATGTTCATACTTCAATTTTACAAAACACCGGCCCTTCTACATACTTAGACCGACAGTAAATGGAAGAGACATGTGTCTTTGTAAAACACACACAAATGCCGAACATAAGTTCAAGGCTTTAAGACGAAAAGGAGTCATTAATGCAATAGATACTGGCGCACTGATAATGGAAACAGTTTGCAACAGCAATCAAAAAGATTGTATGTATGGAGTCTGTGTTCAGTGTCATGATAAAGAAATAGAAACTAACAGCGAAAATGTTAAAGGCAAAATACAATGGTTGGAATGGGTGAGAGAAGAGGAAATCTATTTCAAAGAAGGGAAACGAATTAAAACTATAAAGAATGTAAAAAAACTGATAGAAGACACGATACAAGATATGCTCGAGAATTTTAAAGGGGATCTGAAAACATTAAaaaagcatatttttaatatgaaaaCACAGAACAAGAACTTCCGGCAAAGTATTGACGAGATTCGACCAAATGAAGCGGTAATATTGGTTGATTTTAGCGAAAACTACAACGCTAAATGTAGTGAAGAAATTCAAGCGCATCATTTTGGTGGATCACGTAACCAAATAACTCTTCACACTGTTGTCGCGTATGTATATGACAGTGATGAAAAGCACAAAGTTTTGCCATTTTGCACTATATCACCGTGTAATATACATCAACCGGCTGCAATATGGGCGCATTTAGACCCGATACTGAAACATATAATTGAAAATTACGGGGACATCGACACTATTCATTATTTCTCTGACGGCCCGTTTTCACAGTATCGCCAAAAGGCAAATTTTTATTTGGCTTGCACAAAGACATTTGATTATGGGTTTCAAGCTTTCAGCTGGTCATTTTTCGAAGCTGGCCATGGCAAGGGTCCAGCTGATGGGATAGGAGGATATTTAAAACGAGAAGCCGACAAAAAGGTGGCTACTGGAAATGACATTATTGACGCATTTGGCTTTTACACAATTCTTCAAGAATCAAGTAAGATTAAGTTGTTTTACATCACCAAAGAAAATATTGACAACGTCCAGAGATGTATTCCGAATGATCTCATCCCTCTGCCTGGAACCAAAGATGTTCACCAAATCTTTTCAAGGATTCGTGGTCAAGTAATGCACAGAAATTTGAGCTGTTTCTGCTCACGAGCATTCTGCGAATGCTTGCATCCAAAGATGTACTTACCTTCACAAGCTGCAAGAAACGCTTCATCCTCTGTCAATAATTGTGAAGACAAACCTGAAATCGACAACGTGGTACTGAATCCTGTGATACCTTTAAACTTAAATCTTTGTGAAGACGTTTCTAGCGATGATGACGTACCTCTTATCAACTTAAAATCTTCAAAACAAGGTGATTTTTCATACACCAATCTGCATGACACTCGACGCGCTAGTATTTACAAGAGAGTATATGGTGAGGATTCTGATGATGAAACCAATACCACCCAGCCATCAGTTTCAGGACAAAATTGTGAATTACCTGGAATCGGAAATTCATCAGTCGATAAAAATGCGTCTACTTTTCTGACCGAAAGTATGAATGATAAGAAAGAGGGCAAGGAAAATAAGGCGAAAGCTATGGAGGTCAAACGTAAAGCGATTTTAGataacaaagaaaaaaagatTGTTCCCAAGAAGAAGATAAAAAGgagtttcaataaaaataatattaatgaatATACGACTGAAGAAGAGACTGGAATTATGCCCGAACCATCTAATGACAAAAGTGTTATGGACGAAGTGTATGAAGATGATGAGGACTTCTCAGTAATAAGAGGAAATTTCGGAAAGCTGACTAGAAGACCGGCCGAAGATGATTACGTTTTAGTCATGTTTATTGCAAAAAACCTCAAGGTTTATTACGTCGGAAAGATCATTGAAATAGAGGGCAATGATTGTTATGGAGTGTCATTTATGCGGCTTCTGAATAAAGCCATTATGAAGTTTCGGATGCCTTTAGAGCCAGATCTAGCAAGTGTTGAATTGAAGGAAATCAAGATGATTCTACCAGCACCTAAAATTAACGGAACAGGACGCCGAAACTCAACCTTTTGCTTCCCAGTACGAGTTGCTCCTACTATAAACTTACGTTAA